One Benincasa hispida cultivar B227 chromosome 5, ASM972705v1, whole genome shotgun sequence genomic window carries:
- the LOC120078703 gene encoding 3-hydroxy-3-methylglutaryl-coenzyme A reductase 1-like — protein sequence MDARCRSTKPTTAKAKATRNTVDGDSTKASDALVLPLYITNAIFFTLFFSVVYYLLSRWREKIRNSVPLHFVTPSEIVALIALVSSFVYLIGFFGIDFVQSLFLRPSGDVWTTEDDDERSIVKDDSRKVPCGAALDCSVPPQVPPPVLVVPKSVDPPPFPIKLNEEDEEIVKSVVVGTTPSYSLESKLGDCARAAAIRREALQRITSKSLSGLPLDGFDYASILGQCCEMPIGYIQIPVGIAGPLLLDGREFSIPMATTEGCLVASTNRGCKAIHLSGGANSVLLRDGMTRAPVVRFASAKRAAQLKMFLEEPENFETLALVFNKSSRFARLQNIKCAIAGKNLYMRFSCSTGDAMGMNMVSKGVQNVLDFLQEDFPDMDVIGISGNFCSDKKPAAVNWIEGRGKSVVCEAIIKGDVVRKVLKTNVEALVELNMLKNLAGSAMAGALGGFNAHASNIVTAIYIATGQDPAQNVESSYCITMMEAVNDGRDLHVSVTMPSIEVGTVGGGTQLASQSACLNLLGVKGANREAPGSNARLLATIVAGSVLAGELSLMAALAAGQLVKSHLKYNRSSRDIASVSSS from the exons ATGGACGCCCGCTGCCGATCGACGAAGCCGACGACCGCCAAGGCGAAGGCGACGAGGAACACCGTCGATGGCGATTCCACGAAGGCTTCAGACGCTTTGGTCCTCCCTCTGTACATCACCAACGCCATCTTCTTCACGCTCTTCTTCTCCGTCGTCTATTATCTGCTCAGCCGGTGGCGGGAGAAGATCCGGAACTCTGTTCCTCTGCATTTCGTTACTCCATCTGAGATCGTTGCTCTCATCGCCTTAGTCTCCTCGTTTGTATACCTTATCGGATTCTTCGGCATCGATTTCGTTCAGTCTCTGTTTCTCCGTCCGTCGGGGGATGTGTGGACGACGGAGGACGATGATGAGCGTTCCATTGTTAAAGATGATTCGCGGAAAGTGCCGTGTGGTGCGGCGCTTGATTGTTCTGTTCCCCCTCAAGTTCCTCCTCCAGTTTTGGTCGTACCGAAGTCCGTTGATCCGCCGCCATTTCCGATCAAATTAAACGAAGAAGATGAGGAAATCGTGAAATCCGTGGTGGTTGGGACTACTCCATCGTACTCTCTCGAATCGAAACTCGGAGACTGTGCTAGAGCCGCAGCAATCCGCCGTGAGGCGCTTCAAAGGATTACCAGTAAGTCTCTCTCCGGTTTACCTCTTGACGGCTTCGATTACGCTTCGATTTTAGGGCAGTGCTGTGAGATGCCAATCGGATACATCCAGATTCCAGTAGGGATTGCAGGTCCGCTTCTACTCGATGGAAGAGAATTTTCAATTCCGATGGCTACAACAGAGGGATGTTTGGTTGCAAGTACAAATAGAGGATGTAAAGCGATTCATCTATCGGGAGGAGCCAACAGCGTCTTGTTAAGAGATGGAATGACCAGAGCTCCGGTGGTGAGATTCGCCTCCGCGAAAAGAGCCGCTCAACTGAAGATGTTTCTTGAAGAACCTGAAAATTTCGAAACTCTGGCTCTAGTCTTCAATAAATCAAGCCGATTCGCGAGATTGCAAAACATTAAATGCGCCATTGCTGGTAAAAACCTCTATATGAGATTCTCCTGCAGCACCGGCGACGCCATGGGAATGAACATGGTCTCTAAAGGCGTGCAGAACGTTCTGGATTTCTTGCAGGAGGATTTCCCTGACATGGATGTGATCGGCATATCTG GGAATTTCTGTTCTGATAAGAAGCCGGCTGCGGTGAACTGGATTGAAGGAAGGGGGAAATCAGTGGTTTGTGAAGCCATAATTAAAGGGGATGTGGTGAGGAAGGTGTTGAAAACGAACGTGGAGGCTTTGGTAGAACTTAATATGCTTAAGAATCTTGCTGGGTCCGCCATGGCTGGAGCTTTGGGTGGATTTAATGCTCACGCCAGTAATATTGTCACTGCCATTTACATAGCTACTGGACAAGATCCTGCACAGAACGTGGAAAGTTCTTACTGCATAACAATGATGGAAGCTGTGAATGATGGCAGGGATCTTCATGTGTCCGTTACCATGCCTTCCATTGAG GTTGGTACAGTTGGTGGGGGCACACAACTAGCCTCCCAATCCGCTTGTCTGAATCTACTTGGAGTTAAAGGCGCTAACAGAGAAGCTCCAGGCTCAAATGCAAGGCTTTTGGCCACCATTGTAGCTGGCTCTGTTCTTGCTGGAGAGCTCTCTCTAATGGCTGCTCTTGCAGCTGGACAACTCGTCAAAAGCCACTTGAAATACAACAGATCAAGCAGAGACATAGCCAGTGTTTCATCCTCTTAG